The Desulfolucanica intricata genome has a segment encoding these proteins:
- a CDS encoding glycosyltransferase family 2 protein — protein sequence MESNKKVSVLIPAYNEEKYIKSTILAVRSIPEVNKIIIVDDGSEDQTVELARSVGATVITSSNNLGKGGALNLGAKYVNTDDIIVLLDADLGKSASEARKLILPILEDRVDMTIAQFPRAKIKGGFGLVKGLARRGIKVYTGMDMQSPLSGQRAMTKNVFNKILPFASGYGVEISLTIKTARMGFRVKEVPVQMTHAETGRDLKGFLHRGKQFRDILKELVLLSIKIGKIKNY from the coding sequence ATGGAATCAAATAAAAAAGTATCTGTTTTAATACCGGCTTATAATGAGGAGAAATATATAAAATCAACTATATTGGCCGTCAGATCTATACCGGAAGTTAATAAGATAATAATTGTAGATGACGGTTCGGAAGATCAAACAGTTGAGTTAGCTCGCAGCGTAGGAGCAACTGTAATTACATCTTCGAATAATTTAGGTAAGGGAGGAGCTTTAAATTTAGGGGCAAAATATGTTAATACAGATGATATTATAGTACTGCTGGATGCAGATTTAGGTAAAAGTGCAAGCGAGGCTAGAAAACTAATTTTACCGATTTTAGAAGACCGGGTAGATATGACCATAGCACAATTTCCACGAGCTAAAATTAAAGGCGGATTTGGTCTGGTAAAAGGTTTGGCACGAAGAGGGATCAAAGTTTATACAGGCATGGATATGCAGTCTCCTTTATCAGGTCAACGCGCAATGACTAAAAATGTTTTTAATAAAATATTGCCTTTTGCCTCAGGATATGGTGTTGAAATCAGTCTAACAATAAAAACAGCTCGAATGGGATTCCGGGTAAAAGAGGTTCCGGTACAAATGACACATGCCGAAACCGGTAGAGATTTAAAAGGTTTTTTGCATCGTGGTAAACAGTTTAGAGATATATTAAAAGAATTAGTATTATTAAGTATTAAAATCGGTAAAATAAAAAACTATTA